A stretch of Sphingomonas sp. JUb134 DNA encodes these proteins:
- a CDS encoding DUF58 domain-containing protein, with protein MIYPTQRAVWLVAAAAPVALAVGIVAPGAWVAALAWVVLMVVLVVVDALLAPPLGSARLSIATPAAIHVGETFDLAPRLEQDTRVLPAAFAAEISGPLEREGPRTSTRFRAVRRGRAVVEALWARHAGPMGLAWRQTRRPGGQAIAVMPDIRPVRDEGMRQYLNSQHTGLRMRRDSGEGQEFQVLTDFQPGMERRTIDWKASAKHASLLAREYQTERDNAVVFAVDAGRAMSDPVGGVPRVDRAVSAALLAAFVALKSGDRVRLYSFAARPQVDSGTLSGTRGFARLHHAAADIDYGTDESNYTLSLVTLDGRLERRSLVVLFTEFTDPTSAELMLAAAQRMLKRHRLLFVLFRDDELEGIQDAEPKDADDVVRATVAHALLRERRIVIERLRRMGVDVIEAPAEAMALRLVERYLRHRERVA; from the coding sequence TTGATCTATCCCACCCAGCGCGCGGTGTGGCTGGTCGCCGCGGCGGCCCCGGTGGCGCTCGCCGTCGGCATCGTCGCGCCCGGCGCCTGGGTGGCAGCCCTCGCCTGGGTGGTCTTGATGGTGGTGCTGGTCGTCGTCGATGCGCTGCTGGCGCCGCCGCTCGGCAGCGCCCGGCTGTCGATCGCGACCCCGGCGGCGATCCATGTCGGCGAGACGTTCGACCTGGCACCCCGACTGGAGCAGGACACGCGCGTGCTGCCTGCCGCCTTCGCCGCGGAGATTTCCGGCCCGCTGGAGCGCGAGGGGCCGCGCACCAGCACGCGATTTCGTGCCGTCCGGCGCGGGCGCGCGGTGGTCGAGGCGCTGTGGGCGCGCCATGCCGGGCCGATGGGGCTCGCCTGGCGGCAGACGCGTCGGCCGGGCGGTCAGGCGATCGCCGTCATGCCCGACATCCGTCCCGTCCGCGACGAGGGGATGCGGCAGTATCTCAACAGCCAGCACACCGGCCTGCGCATGCGGCGCGACAGCGGCGAGGGGCAGGAATTCCAGGTACTCACCGATTTCCAGCCCGGCATGGAACGGCGCACCATCGACTGGAAGGCGTCGGCCAAGCACGCATCGCTGCTTGCCCGTGAATATCAGACCGAGCGCGACAATGCGGTGGTGTTCGCGGTCGATGCCGGGCGCGCGATGAGCGACCCGGTCGGCGGCGTGCCGCGGGTCGACCGCGCGGTTTCGGCAGCGCTGCTCGCGGCATTCGTGGCGCTGAAATCGGGCGACCGGGTGCGGCTCTATTCCTTTGCCGCCCGGCCTCAGGTGGATTCGGGCACGCTGTCGGGCACGCGCGGCTTTGCGCGGCTGCACCACGCCGCCGCCGACATCGACTATGGCACCGACGAGAGCAACTACACCCTGTCGCTGGTGACGCTGGACGGCCGTCTGGAGCGGCGATCGCTGGTGGTGCTGTTCACCGAGTTCACCGATCCCACCAGCGCGGAACTGATGCTCGCCGCCGCCCAGCGCATGCTCAAGCGCCACCGGCTGCTGTTCGTGCTGTTCCGCGACGACGAGCTGGAGGGGATCCAGGATGCCGAGCCGAAGGACGCCGACGATGTGGTGCGCGCGACCGTCGCCCATGCGCTGCTGCGCGAGCGGCGGATCGTCATCGAACGGCTGCGACGGATGGGCGTGGACGTGATCGAGGCGCCGGCCGAGGCGATGGCGCTCCGGCTGGTCGAGCGGTATCTCCGCCACCGGGAGCGGGTGGCATGA
- a CDS encoding stage II sporulation protein M: protein MNAPLFASRHFRAEREADWARLEALLDVVESKSPRRLSEEDLFELPRLYRATLSALSVARETSLDASLVDYLERLSTRAYFVLYGCRAPWGRQIVDFFGRGLPQAVRTLWPEILVATLLTILSAVAAYALIRAEPAWFGAIMPPEMASGRDMSASTEFLRKSLYDKPEDGGLEVFAAFLFTHNAQVSFLCFALGFALGIPTLILLVQNGAMLGAIFAVYTPHGLAPGLFGWLMIHGSTELSAIVLAAAAGLRIGRTIAFPGERGRVAAAGAAGRTAATVMLGVILMLLVAGLLEGFARQLVTSDSARYAIAGAMFALWVGYFGLAGRPRRG, encoded by the coding sequence ATGAACGCGCCGCTGTTCGCCAGCCGCCACTTCCGTGCCGAACGCGAGGCCGACTGGGCGCGGCTGGAGGCGCTGCTCGACGTCGTCGAGAGCAAGAGCCCGCGCCGCCTGTCCGAAGAGGATCTGTTCGAGCTGCCGCGGCTGTACCGCGCGACCTTGTCGGCGCTGTCGGTGGCGCGCGAGACGTCGCTGGATGCGTCGCTGGTCGACTATCTCGAGCGGCTGTCGACCCGCGCCTATTTCGTGCTCTACGGCTGCCGCGCGCCGTGGGGGCGGCAGATCGTCGATTTCTTCGGGCGCGGGCTGCCGCAGGCGGTGCGCACGCTCTGGCCCGAGATCCTGGTCGCGACGCTGCTCACCATCTTGAGCGCCGTTGCCGCCTATGCCTTGATCCGCGCCGAACCCGCGTGGTTCGGCGCGATCATGCCTCCCGAGATGGCGAGCGGACGCGACATGAGCGCCTCCACCGAGTTCCTGCGCAAGTCGCTCTACGACAAGCCCGAGGACGGCGGGCTGGAGGTGTTCGCGGCGTTTCTGTTCACGCACAATGCGCAGGTCTCGTTCCTGTGCTTTGCGCTGGGCTTTGCGCTCGGCATTCCGACGCTGATCCTGCTGGTGCAGAACGGCGCAATGCTGGGTGCGATCTTCGCGGTCTATACGCCGCATGGCCTCGCGCCCGGGCTGTTCGGCTGGCTGATGATCCACGGATCGACCGAGCTGAGCGCGATCGTCCTGGCGGCCGCCGCAGGGCTGCGGATCGGACGCACCATCGCCTTTCCGGGCGAGCGCGGACGCGTCGCTGCCGCAGGGGCGGCCGGCAGGACCGCCGCCACCGTGATGCTGGGCGTCATCCTGATGCTGCTGGTGGCCGGCCTGCTGGAGGGGTTCGCGCGCCAGCTGGTGACCAGCGACAGCGCACGGTACGCCATCGCCGGCGCAATGTTCGCCCTGTGGGTGGGCTATTTCGGTCTCGCCGGACGACCTCGCCGTGGCTAG
- a CDS encoding RDD family protein produces MARRPRKPRPPLSLDRALVTPEGVTLHVRLGSGGARAGALVLDLLVMLAILIGFTLLVVLLAQAGGTATGPLLMVVWLLGFFLLRNFYFVAFEAGGRAATPGKRMQKLRVVARDGGRLTPTAVLARNLMREVELFLPLSFLPFAFAEGTIDGWVGFLALGWACLFLFFLLFNRDRMRAGDLVAGTWVVENERGQIGAELLDPAALEGDRYRFAPHELAAYGAFELHKLEDVLRRNDRHDQFMVARTIRTKLGRNPDEGYDREFLEAYYAALRLELERKLLFGKRKKDKHDQQG; encoded by the coding sequence GTGGCTAGGCGCCCGCGCAAGCCGCGCCCGCCGCTGTCGCTCGACCGCGCGCTGGTGACGCCCGAGGGAGTGACCCTTCACGTGCGCCTGGGCAGCGGTGGCGCGCGCGCGGGCGCGCTGGTGCTGGACCTGCTGGTCATGCTGGCCATCCTGATCGGCTTCACCCTGCTGGTGGTGCTGCTCGCCCAAGCGGGAGGAACCGCGACCGGCCCGCTGCTGATGGTCGTCTGGCTGCTCGGCTTCTTCCTGCTGCGCAACTTCTACTTCGTGGCGTTCGAGGCGGGCGGGCGCGCGGCGACGCCGGGCAAGCGGATGCAGAAGCTGCGGGTGGTGGCGCGCGACGGGGGGCGGCTGACCCCGACGGCCGTGCTGGCGCGCAACCTGATGAGGGAGGTCGAGCTGTTCCTGCCGCTGAGCTTCCTCCCCTTTGCCTTTGCGGAAGGGACGATCGACGGCTGGGTCGGCTTCCTGGCGCTCGGCTGGGCGTGCCTGTTTCTGTTCTTCCTGCTGTTCAACCGCGACCGGATGCGCGCAGGCGACCTGGTGGCGGGCACCTGGGTGGTGGAGAACGAGCGCGGGCAGATCGGCGCGGAACTGCTCGATCCGGCCGCGCTGGAGGGCGACCGCTATCGCTTCGCGCCGCACGAACTCGCCGCCTATGGCGCGTTCGAGTTGCACAAGCTGGAGGACGTGCTGCGCCGGAACGACCGGCACGACCAGTTCATGGTGGCGCGCACCATCCGCACCAAGCTCGGCCGCAACCCCGACGAGGGCTATGACCGCGAGTTCCTGGAGGCCTATTACGCAGCGCTGCGGCTGGAGCTCGAACGCAAGCTGCTGTTCGGGAAGCGCAAGAAGGACAAGCACGACCAGCAGGGTTGA
- a CDS encoding GNAT family N-acetyltransferase: MEGTHARGEPVLETERLTLARPTLADLDESHAMLSDAGVMAFIGGQPIRREDAWNKLLRNIGHWTAFGYGIFTVREKDGGRFLGEVGIAHFARGFGAAFDPFPEAAWILAAQGHGKGYATEAVQAAHGWMAEVQGAERTVCLIHPDNQPSRRVAEKLGYRRFGEVRYRDAPGILFDRGGLGAEVTP; encoded by the coding sequence ATGGAAGGCACCCACGCGCGCGGCGAACCGGTACTCGAGACCGAGCGCCTGACCCTTGCCCGCCCTACGCTCGCGGACCTGGACGAGAGCCACGCGATGCTGAGCGATGCGGGCGTGATGGCCTTCATCGGCGGGCAGCCGATCCGCCGCGAGGATGCGTGGAACAAGCTGCTGCGCAACATCGGCCACTGGACGGCCTTTGGCTATGGCATCTTCACCGTGCGCGAGAAGGACGGCGGGCGCTTCCTGGGCGAAGTCGGAATCGCCCATTTCGCGCGCGGGTTCGGCGCCGCCTTTGATCCCTTTCCGGAAGCCGCATGGATCCTGGCGGCGCAAGGCCATGGCAAGGGCTATGCCACGGAAGCGGTGCAGGCAGCGCATGGGTGGATGGCCGAGGTGCAGGGCGCCGAACGCACGGTGTGCCTCATCCACCCCGACAATCAGCCGTCGCGGCGGGTGGCGGAGAAGCTCGGCTACCGGCGCTTCGGCGAGGTCCGCTATCGCGACGCGCCGGGCATTCTGTTCGACCGGGGCGGGCTCGGCGCTGAGGTGACACCGTAG
- the dinB gene encoding DNA polymerase IV: MTRKIIHVDMDAFFASVEQRDAPELRGRPVAVGGSSGRGVVAAASYEARRFGVRSAMPSARAIRQCPELVFVRPRFDVYRAVSQQIRAIFHSYTPLVEPLSLDEAYLDVTENLAGLPSATETALEIRRRIREETGLTASAGISYNKFLAKLASDANKPDGQCVIPPGAGEAFVAKLEVGRFHGIGPRTVEKMAGLGIHTGADLRAKELPWLRAHFGKSGEWYHRVARGEDHRAVTPDRVRKSSGSETTYATNLTTPDAVEDGIRAMADDVWAWCERMRSSGRTVTTKIRFADFRTLTRSRSLAEPVGDRETLHAIAVELVRGLYPLPMGVRLLGVTLSNLGPLPDPATPGVQMALDLAR, from the coding sequence ATGACCCGCAAGATCATCCATGTCGACATGGACGCCTTTTTCGCGTCGGTGGAGCAGCGCGACGCGCCGGAGCTGCGCGGGCGGCCCGTGGCGGTGGGCGGCTCGAGCGGGCGCGGGGTAGTCGCGGCGGCGAGCTACGAGGCGCGGCGCTTCGGGGTACGCTCGGCGATGCCCTCGGCGCGGGCCATCCGGCAGTGCCCGGAACTGGTGTTCGTGCGGCCGCGCTTCGATGTCTATCGGGCGGTGTCGCAGCAGATCCGGGCGATCTTCCACAGCTATACGCCGCTGGTCGAGCCGCTGTCGCTGGACGAGGCGTACCTCGACGTGACCGAAAACCTCGCCGGGCTGCCGTCCGCGACCGAGACCGCGCTGGAGATCCGGCGCCGCATCCGCGAGGAAACCGGCCTCACCGCGTCGGCCGGCATCTCCTACAACAAGTTCCTGGCGAAGCTCGCCTCCGACGCCAACAAGCCCGACGGGCAGTGCGTCATCCCGCCGGGTGCGGGCGAGGCGTTCGTTGCCAAGCTGGAGGTGGGGCGCTTTCACGGTATCGGCCCGCGCACGGTCGAGAAGATGGCCGGGCTCGGCATCCACACCGGCGCCGACTTGCGCGCAAAGGAGCTGCCATGGCTGCGCGCGCACTTCGGCAAGTCGGGCGAATGGTATCACCGCGTCGCCCGTGGCGAGGACCACCGCGCCGTGACGCCGGACCGGGTGCGCAAGTCGTCCGGATCGGAAACCACCTACGCCACCAACCTCACCACGCCCGATGCGGTGGAGGACGGCATCCGCGCCATGGCCGATGATGTCTGGGCATGGTGCGAACGCATGCGCAGTTCCGGTCGCACCGTGACGACCAAGATCCGCTTCGCCGACTTCCGCACCCTGACGCGCAGCCGCAGCCTGGCCGAGCCGGTCGGCGACCGGGAAACGCTGCACGCGATCGCGGTGGAGCTGGTGCGCGGACTGTACCCGCTGCCGATGGGGGTGCGGCTGCTGGGCGTCACCCTCTCCAACCTCGGCCCCCTGCCCGATCCGGCGACACCGGGCGTGCAGATGGCGCTGGACCTGGCGCGATGA
- a CDS encoding FAD-dependent oxidoreductase has translation MTARTIAVAGCGPAGLAAALLLARDGHRVTLFERFATPQPIGSGLMLQPTGLAVMRELELTDAVLAQGARVDRLLGCTAEGSVVLDVAYRALKGERFGLGIHRASLFAVLFDAAVAAAIPIETGRTVIGSEPVSDDGRRLLFEGGTRSVRFDLVVDALGSRTPLAPPTGRELAYGALWTSLAWPEESALSPSTLEQRYHRASQMVGVLPTGKRAGGGGAEASLFWSLRLDRLEAWRAAGLAAWKAEVLALWPATEPLLARIDHPDQLVAARYAHRTLSKPAAAGLIHIGDAWHSASPQLGQGANMALLDAYALRQGLRGAATMEAGLARTVALRRRHVALYQALTALLTPVYQSDSRVIPALRDRLVAPLSRLPLVERIQAALVAGLVGRPLARLGLHA, from the coding sequence ATGACGGCGCGGACGATCGCGGTAGCGGGCTGCGGCCCAGCCGGCTTGGCAGCTGCGCTGCTGCTCGCGAGGGATGGCCACCGCGTCACCTTGTTCGAGCGGTTCGCGACGCCGCAGCCGATCGGGTCGGGGCTGATGCTGCAGCCAACCGGGCTTGCCGTGATGCGGGAGCTCGAACTGACGGACGCGGTATTGGCGCAGGGTGCGCGGGTCGACCGCCTGCTCGGGTGCACGGCGGAAGGCAGCGTCGTGCTGGACGTCGCCTATCGGGCTCTCAAGGGCGAGCGCTTCGGGCTCGGCATTCACCGGGCGAGCCTGTTCGCGGTGTTGTTCGATGCTGCGGTCGCAGCCGCTATCCCGATCGAGACGGGTCGGACGGTGATCGGCAGCGAGCCGGTGAGCGACGACGGTCGCCGCCTGCTCTTCGAAGGCGGCACCCGCAGCGTGCGGTTCGACCTGGTGGTCGACGCGCTGGGCAGCCGCACGCCGCTGGCACCGCCCACGGGCCGCGAACTCGCCTATGGCGCGCTGTGGACGAGCCTCGCCTGGCCCGAAGAGAGCGCGCTGTCGCCGAGTACGCTGGAGCAGCGCTATCACCGGGCGAGCCAAATGGTCGGCGTGCTGCCGACGGGCAAGCGCGCCGGTGGCGGTGGCGCCGAAGCCTCGCTGTTCTGGTCGCTGCGGCTCGACCGGCTGGAAGCGTGGCGGGCGGCCGGGCTGGCGGCGTGGAAGGCAGAGGTGCTGGCGCTGTGGCCGGCAACCGAGCCGCTGCTCGCCCGGATCGATCATCCCGACCAGCTCGTTGCCGCGCGTTATGCGCATCGCACGCTCTCGAAGCCGGCCGCCGCGGGCCTGATCCACATCGGCGACGCCTGGCATTCCGCGAGCCCGCAGCTGGGCCAGGGGGCGAACATGGCGCTCCTGGATGCCTATGCGCTGCGGCAGGGGCTGCGCGGTGCCGCGACGATGGAGGCAGGGTTGGCGCGCACGGTGGCGCTGCGGCGGCGGCACGTCGCGCTGTACCAGGCACTGACGGCGCTGCTGACGCCGGTCTATCAGTCCGACAGCCGGGTCATTCCGGCACTGCGGGACCGGCTGGTGGCGCCGCTCTCTCGCCTGCCGCTGGTGGAGCGGATCCAGGCCGCGCTGGTGGCCGGGCTGGTCGGGCGGCCACTCGCGAGATTGGGACTGCACGCGTGA
- the tal gene encoding transaldolase produces MGLLNDLGAKGTAPWLDFVDRKFLEAGGLEKLVAEDGLTGVTSNPAIFEKAMGYGDAYDATLAAYDAAHPGAATIDRYEHLAIQDIKAAADTLRPVYDRTDAKDGYVSLEVSPYIADDTDATIAEAQKLWAAVDRPNLMIKIPGTPAGAPAIAATVAAGINVNVTLLFSLEAYQRVAEAHVAGLEQRAAQGLPIDRIAGVASFFVSRIDAVMDKAIDTRVAEGDPEAEALKALRGKVAIANAKAAYAWYQDFIASDRWQALAAKGAQPQRLLWASTGTKDPAYPDTLYVDALIGADTVNTMPPKTMDAFRERGVVADTLTADLDGARHVLAEAERLGLDLDGVTQQLVEEGVAQFVKAFDDLLGAIAKKHPGA; encoded by the coding sequence ATGGGGCTGCTCAACGATCTCGGCGCCAAGGGCACCGCACCGTGGCTCGACTTCGTCGACCGCAAGTTCCTGGAAGCGGGCGGGCTGGAAAAGCTCGTCGCCGAGGACGGGCTGACCGGCGTCACCTCCAACCCCGCCATCTTCGAGAAGGCGATGGGCTATGGCGACGCCTATGACGCGACGCTGGCCGCCTATGATGCCGCCCATCCGGGTGCGGCGACGATCGACCGCTACGAGCATCTGGCGATTCAGGACATCAAGGCCGCGGCCGACACGCTGCGCCCGGTCTATGACCGTACCGATGCGAAGGACGGCTATGTCAGCCTGGAAGTGTCGCCGTATATCGCCGACGACACCGACGCGACCATTGCCGAGGCGCAGAAGCTGTGGGCCGCGGTCGACCGCCCGAACCTGATGATCAAGATCCCGGGTACGCCGGCAGGTGCGCCCGCGATCGCGGCGACGGTTGCGGCCGGCATCAACGTCAACGTGACGCTGCTGTTCTCGCTGGAGGCGTACCAGCGCGTCGCCGAGGCGCATGTCGCGGGTCTCGAGCAGCGCGCCGCACAGGGCCTGCCGATCGACCGCATCGCCGGCGTCGCGAGCTTCTTCGTCAGCCGCATCGACGCGGTGATGGACAAGGCGATCGACACCCGCGTTGCCGAGGGGGATCCCGAGGCGGAGGCGCTGAAGGCCCTGCGCGGCAAGGTCGCCATCGCCAACGCCAAGGCAGCCTATGCCTGGTACCAGGACTTCATCGCGAGCGATCGTTGGCAGGCACTCGCCGCCAAGGGCGCGCAGCCGCAGCGGCTGTTGTGGGCGTCGACCGGGACCAAGGACCCGGCGTACCCGGATACGCTCTACGTCGACGCGCTGATCGGCGCGGACACGGTCAACACCATGCCGCCCAAGACCATGGACGCGTTCCGCGAGCGCGGCGTCGTCGCCGACACGCTGACCGCAGACCTGGACGGCGCGCGCCACGTGCTGGCGGAAGCCGAGCGGCTGGGCCTGGACCTGGACGGCGTCACCCAGCAGCTGGTGGAAGAGGGTGTCGCCCAGTTCGTGAAGGCGTTCGACGACCTGCTGGGTGCCATCGCCAAGAAGCATCCCGGCGCCTGA
- a CDS encoding amino acid permease has product MFGPRKSIHTMGSQQEGHRLAKTLSWPHLIALGVGAIVGTGIYTLTGVGAERAGPAVILAFAIAGAVCACAALAYAEMATLIPAAGSAYTFSYTAMGEGIAWIVGWSLILEYSLACSTVAVGWSGYLVGWIQAAGVTLPQALLVGPHDGGIINLPAVLVALSVMGMLIAGTRESATLNIILVIIKLVALSVFVAFALPAFQADNLQPFMPYGFGSTEVMGEKRGVMAAAAIVFFAFYGFDAVATSAEEAKNPGRDLTIGIVGSMLVCTIIYMAVAVAAVGALPYTALANSPEPLALVLRSLQQPVAAHLIALAAVVALPSVILVMMYGQSRIFFVMARDGLLPRRLAKVSPRTGAPTLITLVTGISVAAVAGFFRLDEIAELANAGTLVAFIAVGACLMILRRRFPELPRLFRCPAPYVVGTLAILGCIYLFISLPSSTITRFALWNVIGLVIYFAYGRRHSDAREPKPVAAA; this is encoded by the coding sequence ATGTTCGGGCCGCGTAAATCGATCCACACGATGGGCAGTCAACAAGAGGGGCACCGTCTCGCCAAGACGCTGAGCTGGCCGCACCTGATCGCGCTGGGGGTCGGCGCCATCGTCGGTACCGGCATCTACACGCTCACCGGTGTCGGTGCCGAGCGCGCCGGGCCGGCGGTCATCCTCGCCTTTGCCATCGCCGGCGCGGTCTGCGCCTGCGCCGCGCTCGCTTATGCCGAGATGGCGACGCTGATCCCGGCCGCCGGCAGCGCCTATACCTTCAGCTACACCGCGATGGGCGAGGGGATCGCCTGGATCGTCGGCTGGAGCCTGATTCTCGAATATTCGCTCGCCTGCTCGACCGTCGCGGTCGGCTGGTCCGGCTATCTCGTCGGCTGGATCCAGGCGGCAGGCGTCACGCTGCCGCAGGCGCTGCTGGTGGGGCCGCACGACGGCGGCATCATCAACCTGCCGGCCGTGCTGGTTGCGCTGTCCGTCATGGGCATGCTGATCGCCGGCACGCGCGAAAGCGCAACGCTCAACATCATCCTGGTCATCATCAAGCTGGTGGCGCTCAGCGTCTTCGTCGCCTTTGCGCTCCCCGCCTTCCAGGCCGACAACCTCCAGCCGTTCATGCCCTATGGCTTCGGCAGCACCGAGGTGATGGGCGAAAAGCGCGGCGTCATGGCGGCGGCGGCGATCGTGTTCTTCGCCTTCTACGGCTTCGACGCGGTGGCGACCTCGGCCGAGGAAGCCAAGAACCCGGGGCGTGACCTCACCATCGGCATCGTCGGTTCGATGCTGGTGTGCACGATCATCTACATGGCGGTCGCGGTCGCAGCTGTCGGCGCGCTCCCCTACACCGCACTCGCCAACTCGCCGGAGCCGCTCGCGCTGGTGCTGCGCTCGCTGCAGCAGCCGGTCGCCGCGCACCTGATCGCGCTTGCCGCCGTCGTCGCGCTGCCGTCGGTGATCCTGGTGATGATGTACGGCCAGAGCCGCATCTTCTTCGTGATGGCGCGCGACGGCCTGCTGCCCCGTCGCCTTGCCAAGGTCAGCCCGCGCACGGGCGCCCCGACGCTGATCACGCTGGTGACGGGGATCTCGGTCGCCGCAGTTGCCGGCTTCTTCCGCCTCGACGAAATCGCGGAGCTCGCCAACGCCGGCACGCTGGTCGCCTTCATCGCGGTCGGCGCGTGCCTGATGATCCTGCGTCGCCGCTTCCCGGAACTGCCGCGGCTGTTCCGTTGCCCCGCGCCCTATGTGGTCGGGACGCTCGCGATCCTCGGCTGCATCTATCTGTTCATCAGCCTGCCGAGCTCCACCATCACTCGCTTCGCGCTGTGGAACGTCATCGGCCTTGTGATCTACTTCGCCTATGGCCGTCGCCACAGCGACGCGCGCGAACCGAAGCCGGTCGCCGCCGCCTGA
- a CDS encoding GntR family transcriptional regulator: MSIVVRTLSEQVFEIIRERIITGVLPREVPIRQDALANELGVSKIPLREALARLEQEGLLTSQANRGYFVRPMSAAEAEEIFELRLVLEPPAAARAAERADDADRAATIAAFEALDSAASNNLASVASCNRSFHTALVRPSGRLLTTQLVERLTVLSERYVIAHLQPAGREDRAHLEHRDLLDAWLAGDGPTVERLLSAHIQATLDDLRAEFGSELSG, encoded by the coding sequence ATGAGCATCGTCGTCCGCACGCTCTCTGAACAGGTATTCGAAATCATCCGCGAGCGGATCATCACCGGCGTCCTTCCGCGGGAGGTGCCGATCCGTCAGGATGCGCTCGCCAACGAACTGGGGGTGAGCAAGATCCCCCTGCGCGAGGCGCTGGCGCGGCTGGAGCAGGAGGGGCTGCTCACCAGCCAGGCGAACCGCGGCTATTTCGTGCGCCCCATGTCGGCCGCGGAGGCGGAGGAAATCTTCGAGCTGCGGCTGGTGCTGGAGCCGCCGGCCGCTGCCCGCGCGGCGGAGCGCGCCGATGACGCAGACCGTGCGGCCACCATCGCAGCGTTCGAGGCGCTGGACAGCGCCGCCAGCAACAATCTCGCCAGCGTCGCCAGCTGCAACCGCAGCTTCCACACCGCGCTGGTGCGGCCGAGCGGGCGGTTGCTCACCACCCAGCTGGTCGAGCGGCTGACGGTGTTGTCCGAACGCTATGTCATCGCGCACCTCCAGCCCGCCGGACGCGAGGATCGCGCGCACCTGGAGCATCGCGACCTGCTCGACGCCTGGCTCGCCGGCGACGGGCCAACGGTGGAAAGGCTGCTGAGCGCACACATCCAGGCAACGCTGGACGATCTTCGCGCCGAATTCGGCTCGGAATTGTCCGGCTAA
- a CDS encoding 4-hydroxyproline epimerase — protein sequence MRHTFFCIDGHTAGNPVRLVAGGAPLLKGASMSERRQDFLARFDWIRTGLCFEPRGHDMMSGGFLYPPTQADADIGILFIETSGCLPMCGHGTIGMVTFGLEHGLIQPATPGKLRIEVPAGVIDVDYETEGDKVTAVRITNVPAYVAATGIQVDLEGLGPLSVDVSYGGNYYAIVEPQGAYTGLDDLGASRLVELSARLREAIREKFEPVHPLDPTIRGVSHILWADKPRGDGADGRNAVFYGDRAIDRSPCGTGTSARLAHLAAKGQLKTGDRFVHESYIGSRFIGRVEAETAIGDQPAIIPSIEGSAVATGFNTIWIDRADPFWKGFQVK from the coding sequence ATGCGGCACACCTTCTTCTGTATCGACGGCCACACCGCCGGCAATCCGGTCCGCCTGGTCGCAGGCGGCGCGCCGCTCTTGAAGGGGGCATCCATGTCGGAGCGGCGCCAGGACTTCCTGGCCCGCTTCGACTGGATTCGCACGGGCCTGTGCTTCGAACCGCGCGGGCACGACATGATGTCGGGCGGGTTCCTCTACCCGCCGACCCAGGCCGACGCCGACATCGGCATCCTGTTCATCGAGACCTCCGGCTGCCTGCCGATGTGCGGGCACGGCACCATCGGCATGGTGACCTTCGGCCTGGAGCACGGCCTCATCCAGCCCGCCACACCGGGCAAGCTGCGCATCGAGGTGCCGGCCGGGGTGATCGACGTCGACTATGAGACCGAGGGCGACAAGGTGACGGCGGTGCGCATCACCAACGTCCCGGCCTATGTCGCGGCGACCGGCATCCAGGTCGATCTGGAGGGGCTGGGGCCGCTCAGCGTCGATGTCTCCTATGGCGGCAACTATTACGCGATCGTCGAGCCGCAGGGTGCCTATACCGGGCTCGATGATCTCGGCGCCTCGCGGCTGGTCGAATTGAGCGCCCGCCTGCGCGAAGCCATCCGCGAGAAGTTCGAGCCGGTCCACCCGCTCGATCCCACCATCCGCGGCGTCAGCCATATCCTGTGGGCCGACAAGCCGCGCGGCGACGGCGCCGACGGCCGCAACGCCGTCTTCTACGGCGACCGGGCGATCGACCGCAGCCCGTGCGGCACCGGCACCTCGGCGCGCTTGGCGCATCTCGCCGCCAAGGGGCAGCTGAAGACCGGCGACCGCTTCGTCCACGAAAGCTACATCGGCAGCCGCTTCATCGGCCGGGTGGAGGCGGAGACTGCGATCGGCGACCAGCCGGCGATCATCCCATCGATCGAGGGATCGGCGGTCGCTACCGGCTTCAACACGATCTGGATTGATCGCGCCGATCCTTTCTGGAAGGGTTTCCAGGTCAAGTGA